A single region of the Streptomyces sp. NBC_00425 genome encodes:
- a CDS encoding arabinofuranosidase catalytic domain-containing protein, with the protein MALLAVLLATAPSWPSAASAATLVSSASGRCLDVKGNVDTPGTALDIWDCNDQADQSFEFTSAGELRTMGGTRCVDAYDNRTTPGAPVVIRACDGRPAQVWRRNSDGSVTGAASGFCLDVSGDGTANGTAVILWTCNGQRNQKWGTPAPPPPPGGSGPCDIYAAGGTPCVAAHSTVRALQRSYNGPLYQVRRSSDNATRDIGLLAPGGFADAAAQDSFCAGTSCVITVVRDQSGHGNDLWYQGSAQVPGSSQSSPAKATSESLTAGGAKAYSLYVNPGNSYWRDGHLTGVPTGAAPEGAYMVTSGTHVNSGCCFDYGNSETSRKADAAGAMDAINFGTQCWFGGCAGSGPWVQADLEWGLYPGGSQSWNPDQRAFPGKFVTAMLKNNGTSRFALKGGNAQSGGLTTLWDGRLPGGYGPMKKQGAIVLGSGGDCCKPGGGANLSAGTFYEGAIVAGYPSDATDDAVQADITAAGYR; encoded by the coding sequence ATGGCACTGCTGGCCGTCCTGCTCGCGACTGCGCCGTCCTGGCCGTCGGCGGCGTCGGCGGCGACCCTGGTGAGCTCGGCGTCGGGACGGTGCCTGGATGTCAAGGGCAACGTCGACACGCCGGGAACGGCGCTGGACATCTGGGACTGCAACGACCAGGCCGATCAGTCCTTCGAGTTCACGTCGGCGGGTGAGCTGAGGACGATGGGCGGCACCCGGTGCGTGGACGCCTACGACAACCGGACGACTCCCGGAGCCCCGGTGGTCATCCGGGCATGCGACGGCCGGCCGGCCCAGGTGTGGCGACGGAACTCCGATGGGTCCGTCACCGGTGCGGCATCCGGCTTCTGCCTGGACGTCAGCGGAGACGGAACGGCCAACGGCACCGCGGTCATCCTGTGGACCTGCAACGGCCAGAGGAACCAGAAGTGGGGCACCCCGGCGCCTCCGCCTCCGCCCGGCGGGTCCGGCCCCTGCGACATCTACGCCGCGGGCGGCACGCCGTGCGTGGCCGCGCACAGCACGGTGCGGGCACTGCAGCGTTCGTACAACGGCCCCCTGTACCAGGTCAGGCGCTCCTCGGACAACGCCACCAGGGACATCGGCCTGCTGGCGCCCGGCGGCTTCGCCGACGCGGCGGCGCAGGACTCGTTCTGCGCCGGCACCTCGTGCGTGATCACCGTCGTACGCGACCAGTCCGGACACGGCAACGACCTGTGGTACCAGGGATCGGCCCAGGTGCCCGGCTCGAGTCAGAGCAGCCCCGCGAAGGCGACCTCCGAGTCGCTCACGGCCGGGGGCGCCAAGGCCTACTCGCTGTACGTCAACCCCGGGAACAGCTACTGGCGGGACGGCCACCTGACGGGCGTGCCGACCGGTGCCGCACCCGAAGGGGCGTACATGGTGACCAGCGGCACCCACGTCAACAGTGGCTGCTGCTTCGACTACGGCAACAGCGAGACGAGCCGGAAGGCCGACGCCGCCGGGGCGATGGACGCGATCAACTTCGGTACCCAGTGCTGGTTCGGCGGGTGCGCCGGCAGCGGCCCCTGGGTGCAGGCCGATCTCGAGTGGGGCCTGTACCCCGGCGGCAGCCAGTCCTGGAACCCCGACCAGCGGGCGTTTCCCGGCAAGTTCGTGACGGCGATGCTGAAGAACAACGGCACGTCGAGGTTCGCCCTCAAGGGCGGCAACGCGCAGTCCGGTGGCCTGACCACGCTGTGGGACGGCAGACTTCCCGGCGGATACGGCCCCATGAAGAAGCAAGGGGCCATCGTCCTGGGGAGCGGCGGCGACTGCTGCAAGCCCGGCGGCGGCGCCAACCTGAGCGCCGGCACCTTCTATGAAGGAGCCATCGTCGCCGGCTACCCCTCCGACGCGACCGACGACGCCGTACAGGCCGACATCACCGCGGCCGGCTACCGCTGA
- a CDS encoding RICIN domain-containing protein yields the protein MSTAGGSITVPFAFQGAHDAFAVCLTPASSGDGGFPDGYHRLVVAHDSLCLDVHGAGGDLGQQLDQWQCENAPGADQDFFVR from the coding sequence GTGAGCACCGCGGGTGGCTCGATCACCGTGCCGTTCGCATTCCAGGGCGCGCACGACGCCTTCGCCGTTTGTCTCACCCCCGCCTCGTCCGGCGACGGGGGCTTCCCGGACGGCTACCACCGACTCGTGGTGGCGCACGACAGCTTGTGCCTGGACGTCCACGGCGCCGGCGGCGACCTGGGCCAGCAACTGGACCAGTGGCAGTGCGAGAACGCGCCGGGCGCCGACCAGGACTTCTTCGTCCGCTGA